In Mycobacterium sp. 050128, one genomic interval encodes:
- the pstA gene encoding phosphate ABC transporter permease PstA → MTSIYDRPLKARTLSGLGRRRRASNIVATVLVSLSMLIALAPLLWVLGAVIVKGFNAIASTSWWTHSQVGTTPFVPGGGAYHAIVGTLLQGLMSAAISVPIGVMLAIYLVEYGGGTRLGRLATFMVDILSGVPSIIAALFIYASCVATLGLGRSGFAVSLALVLLMLPVIERSTEEMLRIVPTDLREASYALGVPKWKTIVRVVIPTGLSGIITGIMLALARVMGETAPLLVLVGYSQAMNFDLFKGFMGTLPGMMFNETAAGAGVNPVPTERLWGAGLTLIVMIAVINVAARLVSKMFAPKKS, encoded by the coding sequence ATGACCTCGATCTACGACCGGCCGCTCAAGGCTCGCACGCTGTCCGGACTCGGCCGGCGCCGCCGGGCCTCGAACATCGTTGCGACGGTGTTAGTTTCGCTGTCGATGCTGATTGCGCTGGCGCCACTGCTGTGGGTGCTGGGCGCGGTTATCGTCAAGGGTTTCAATGCGATCGCGTCCACGTCGTGGTGGACGCATTCGCAGGTGGGCACGACGCCGTTTGTGCCCGGGGGCGGCGCCTACCATGCGATCGTCGGCACCCTGCTGCAGGGATTGATGTCCGCCGCGATCTCCGTCCCGATCGGTGTCATGCTTGCGATCTATCTGGTCGAGTACGGCGGTGGTACCCGGCTCGGCAGGCTGGCCACCTTCATGGTGGACATCCTGTCCGGTGTGCCATCAATTATTGCCGCATTGTTCATCTACGCGTCGTGTGTGGCCACGCTGGGCCTTGGCCGCTCGGGGTTCGCGGTGTCATTGGCGCTGGTCCTGTTGATGCTGCCGGTGATTGAGCGATCGACCGAGGAGATGCTGCGGATTGTTCCGACGGATCTCCGCGAGGCCAGCTATGCGTTGGGCGTGCCGAAGTGGAAAACCATTGTCAGGGTGGTGATTCCGACAGGGTTGTCGGGCATCATCACCGGGATCATGTTGGCGCTGGCCAGGGTGATGGGCGAGACGGCGCCGCTGCTGGTCCTGGTCGGCTATTCGCAGGCGATGAACTTCGACCTCTTCAAGGGCTTCATGGGGACGTTGCCTGGCATGATGTTCAACGAGACGGCAGCGGGCGCAGGCGTGAACCCGGTTCCCACCGAGCGGCTCTGGGGAGCGGGGCTTACCCTGATCGTGATGATCGCCGTGATCAACGTCGCAGCCAGATTGGTTTCGAAGATGTTTGCTCCCAAGAAGTCCTAG
- the pstB gene encoding phosphate ABC transporter ATP-binding protein PstB, whose protein sequence is MAKRLDLKDVNIYYGSFQAVADVTLSILPRSVTAFIGSSGCGKTTVLRTLNRMHEVIPGARVQGAVMLDDENIYAPGIDPVAVRRAIGMVFQRPNPFPAMSIRDNVVAGLKLQGVRNRRLLDEVAEHSLRGANLWDEVKDRLHKPGGGLSGGQQQRLCIARAIAVQPDVLLMDEPCSALDPISTMAIEELISELKQDYTIVIVTHNMQQAARVSDQTAFFNLEVAGKAGRLIEIDDTEKIFSNPKQKATEDYISGRFG, encoded by the coding sequence GTGGCCAAGAGGTTGGACCTGAAAGACGTCAACATCTACTACGGGTCGTTTCAGGCGGTCGCCGATGTGACGCTGTCGATTCTCCCGCGCAGTGTGACGGCCTTCATCGGCTCGTCCGGCTGCGGCAAGACAACCGTCCTACGCACGCTGAACCGGATGCACGAGGTCATCCCCGGTGCGCGGGTCCAGGGTGCGGTGATGCTTGACGATGAAAACATCTACGCCCCGGGCATCGACCCGGTTGCTGTGCGACGGGCGATCGGCATGGTGTTCCAGCGGCCAAACCCGTTTCCCGCCATGTCTATTCGCGACAATGTGGTGGCGGGCCTGAAGCTGCAGGGCGTGCGCAATCGCAGGCTGCTCGACGAAGTCGCTGAGCACTCGCTGCGCGGCGCCAACCTCTGGGATGAGGTCAAGGATCGGCTGCACAAACCCGGGGGTGGTCTCTCCGGCGGACAGCAGCAGCGGTTGTGCATCGCGCGCGCGATCGCCGTACAGCCCGATGTGTTGCTGATGGACGAGCCATGCTCCGCGCTGGACCCGATCTCGACGATGGCGATCGAGGAGCTGATCAGCGAGCTGAAGCAGGACTACACGATCGTCATCGTGACGCACAACATGCAGCAGGCCGCCCGCGTCAGCGATCAGACGGCGTTTTTCAACCTGGAAGTCGCGGGCAAGGCCGGCCGGCTCATCGAGATCGACGACACCGAGAAGATCTTCTCCAACCCCAAGCAAAAGGCCACCGAGGACTACATCTCCGGTCGCTTCGGCTAA
- the phoU gene encoding phosphate signaling complex protein PhoU: MRTAYHEQLSDLSERLGEMCGLAGVAMEQATQALLQADLVLAEQVISGHEEIAQLSARAEESAFVLLALQAPVAGDLRSIVSAIQMVADIDRMGALALHVAKIARRRHPQHTLPEEVNGYFAEMGRVAVELGNSAQEVVLSRDPEKAARIREEDDAMDDLHRHLFSVLMDREWKHGVAAAVDVTLLGRFYERFADHAVEVARRVIFQATGKLPEDETAQTTS, translated from the coding sequence ATGCGGACCGCCTACCATGAGCAACTCTCGGATTTGTCCGAGCGCCTTGGCGAGATGTGCGGGCTGGCGGGGGTAGCTATGGAGCAGGCAACCCAGGCACTCCTGCAGGCCGACCTCGTCCTCGCCGAACAGGTGATCTCCGGCCACGAAGAAATAGCCCAGTTGAGCGCTCGCGCCGAGGAGAGCGCCTTCGTCCTGCTGGCGCTGCAGGCACCGGTGGCCGGCGATCTCCGGTCCATCGTGAGTGCGATCCAGATGGTCGCCGACATCGACCGGATGGGCGCGCTCGCGCTGCACGTAGCCAAGATCGCTCGCCGACGCCATCCTCAGCACACTTTGCCCGAGGAGGTCAACGGCTACTTCGCTGAAATGGGCAGAGTCGCAGTCGAATTGGGTAACAGCGCGCAAGAAGTGGTGTTGTCCCGGGACCCGGAGAAAGCCGCCCGGATCCGCGAAGAAGACGACGCGATGGACGATCTGCACCGGCACTTGTTCTCGGTGCTGATGGACCGCGAATGGAAGCACGGTGTGGCGGCCGCCGTCGACGTGACGCTGCTGGGCCGCTTCTACGAACGCTTCGCCGACCACGCGGTCGAGGTGGCCCGGCGAGTGATCTTCCAAGCGACGGGCAAGTTACCCGAAGACGAGACGGCGCAGACGACGTCGTAA
- a CDS encoding LCP family protein, with the protein MSDGEVDATLDHRRGPRDRRPASPSSAAALSAAPWERFSQPLADDSVHRWQIEPPTRTSAEEPAEPVERSARSAERGGSHASGALSVADLIAKVGASNAGTRHRRAALDDGPTEPEPELFADLQDTQVIDTPAYSLDVVSEIPDLELTNYPHGDEPELELAIEEPGDSRPVKPKRTRRPKSPANSTPKRKSRRRPILLAVRTMAALCAGVALAVTGGAYQWSASKNHRLNVVNALDPDSADIVDPGGQYGDEDFLIVGMDSRSGENADMGAGDTEDAGGARSDTVMLVNIPANRKRVVAVSFPRDLAITPMQCEAWNPETGKYGPLYDEKTKTWGSKMVYTETKLNSAFSFGGPKCLVKEIQKLSGLSINRFIAVDFAGFAKMVEALGGVEVCSKTPLHDYELGTVLEHSGRQIIDGPTALNYVRARQITTEFNGDYGRIKRQQLFLSSLLRSLISESTLTDLNKLNNVVNMFISNSRVDNVGTKDLVQLGQSLQGMAAGHFTFVTVPTGVTDQNGDEPPRTADMKALFNAIINDDPLPEENDQNAQNLSPAPTSGPTTAPTTKKSSPPSAAPEGRREQVTATSPDEVTVRVSNATPQSGLAATATSQLKRNGFNVMSPDDYPSSVNATTVFFSPGNEQAAATVASAFANSKVARVSGYGQVVQVVLGPDFKSVSTPAPSGSSLSVQIDHSPGSTPTKLPDDLTVTNAADTTCE; encoded by the coding sequence ATGAGTGACGGCGAGGTAGACGCCACTCTTGACCATCGCCGTGGCCCCCGCGACCGTCGACCGGCCTCCCCGAGTTCGGCCGCCGCATTGAGCGCCGCACCGTGGGAGCGATTCTCCCAACCACTCGCCGATGACAGCGTCCATCGCTGGCAGATTGAGCCGCCCACTCGGACATCCGCCGAAGAGCCGGCCGAACCTGTCGAGCGGTCGGCCCGCAGCGCCGAGCGAGGCGGCAGCCATGCCTCCGGTGCGCTCAGCGTCGCGGACCTGATCGCCAAGGTCGGCGCCAGCAATGCCGGCACCCGGCACCGCCGCGCGGCCCTCGACGACGGACCCACCGAACCCGAGCCGGAGCTGTTCGCCGACCTGCAGGACACCCAGGTCATCGACACCCCGGCCTACTCGCTCGACGTGGTCTCGGAGATTCCCGATCTCGAGCTTACGAACTACCCACACGGCGACGAGCCCGAGCTGGAACTCGCGATCGAGGAACCGGGCGATTCGCGCCCGGTCAAGCCGAAGCGAACCCGTCGACCGAAATCTCCCGCGAACTCGACGCCGAAACGCAAGTCCCGCCGTCGGCCGATATTGCTGGCCGTTCGAACGATGGCCGCCCTGTGTGCCGGGGTGGCGCTGGCCGTGACAGGCGGTGCTTACCAGTGGAGTGCGTCGAAGAACCACCGCCTCAACGTCGTCAACGCGCTCGACCCGGACTCCGCCGACATCGTCGACCCCGGTGGGCAGTACGGCGATGAGGACTTCCTGATCGTCGGCATGGACTCGCGCTCCGGGGAGAACGCCGACATGGGCGCGGGGGACACCGAGGACGCCGGCGGCGCCCGGTCGGACACCGTGATGCTGGTCAACATTCCGGCTAACCGCAAACGCGTGGTGGCGGTCTCGTTCCCCCGCGACCTGGCGATCACCCCGATGCAGTGCGAAGCGTGGAACCCCGAAACCGGTAAGTACGGCCCCCTTTACGACGAGAAGACGAAGACCTGGGGTTCCAAGATGGTCTACACCGAGACCAAGCTGAACTCGGCGTTCTCCTTCGGCGGCCCGAAATGTCTGGTGAAGGAAATCCAGAAGCTGTCCGGTTTGAGCATCAACCGGTTCATCGCCGTCGACTTCGCCGGATTCGCCAAGATGGTGGAAGCACTCGGCGGTGTGGAGGTGTGCAGCAAGACCCCGCTGCACGACTACGAACTCGGTACCGTCCTCGAGCATTCTGGACGCCAGATCATCGACGGCCCAACGGCGCTGAACTACGTGCGGGCCCGCCAGATCACCACGGAATTCAACGGCGACTACGGACGCATCAAACGCCAGCAGTTGTTCTTGTCGTCGCTGCTGCGTTCGCTGATCTCCGAATCCACGCTGACCGACCTCAACAAGCTCAACAACGTGGTCAACATGTTCATCAGCAACAGCCGGGTGGACAACGTCGGCACCAAAGACCTTGTTCAGCTGGGCCAGTCGCTGCAGGGCATGGCGGCCGGGCACTTCACCTTCGTCACGGTGCCCACCGGTGTGACGGACCAGAACGGCGACGAACCGCCGCGCACCGCCGACATGAAGGCGCTGTTCAACGCGATCATCAACGACGATCCGCTGCCCGAGGAGAACGACCAGAACGCGCAGAATCTGTCGCCGGCGCCGACCTCGGGACCGACGACCGCACCCACCACCAAGAAGTCCTCGCCGCCGAGCGCCGCGCCCGAGGGGCGACGCGAGCAGGTGACGGCGACCTCGCCCGACGAGGTCACCGTGCGGGTCTCCAATGCCACACCGCAGAGCGGGCTCGCCGCCACCGCCACCAGCCAACTCAAGCGCAACGGGTTCAACGTCATGTCACCCGATGACTATCCGAGTTCGGTGAATGCCACGACGGTGTTCTTCTCGCCCGGCAACGAACAAGCGGCCGCGACGGTGGCATCGGCATTCGCCAACTCGAAGGTGGCCCGGGTTTCCGGCTACGGGCAGGTCGTTCAGGTGGTGCTCGGCCCGGACTTCAAGTCGGTCAGCACCCCCGCGCCCAGCGGCTCGTCGCTGTCCGTTCAGATCGATCACAGTCCGGGCAGCACGCCAACCAAATTGCCGGACGACCTGACGGTGACCAACGCCGCCGATACCACCTGTGAATAA